From Paenibacillus graminis, a single genomic window includes:
- the nusB gene encoding transcription antitermination factor NusB, which translates to MKRRLAREIIVQSLYQMEMNDVESADAVEMLIAEAADENESEHVITDEIELKAYVVAHVNGVWEHKTAIDDMLEHYLKGWQMSRLSRVDRQILRLATFEMVFADDVPAKVAVNEAIDLAKHFGTDDSGKFVNGVLGKMIQELDTLKTEQ; encoded by the coding sequence ATGAAAAGACGTTTAGCAAGAGAAATTATTGTCCAAAGCCTGTATCAGATGGAAATGAATGATGTGGAAAGCGCGGATGCGGTGGAGATGCTCATTGCCGAAGCGGCAGATGAGAATGAATCCGAGCATGTGATTACAGACGAAATCGAGTTGAAGGCTTATGTAGTGGCACATGTCAACGGCGTGTGGGAGCATAAGACGGCGATTGACGATATGCTGGAGCATTACCTGAAGGGCTGGCAGATGAGCCGCCTCTCACGGGTGGACCGCCAGATTCTCCGTCTTGCCACCTTCGAGATGGTCTTTGCGGATGATGTGCCGGCCAAGGTTGCCGTCAATGAAGCCATCGACCTGGCCAAACATTTTGGTACCGATGATTCCGGCAAGTTCGTCAACGGTGTGCTTGGCAAGATGATTCAGGAGCTTGATACGCTTAAGACAGAACAGTAA
- a CDS encoding DUF2273 domain-containing protein, translating to MFWKAIWESHGGRIAGVTFGVVLGLIYLISGFWDMLFFALVVFIGYTLGQRKDTAQPPLFQWQELVQRLSGRWRPFK from the coding sequence ATGTTCTGGAAAGCAATATGGGAAAGTCACGGAGGTAGGATTGCCGGAGTCACCTTCGGTGTCGTTCTCGGGTTGATTTATCTGATTAGCGGTTTTTGGGATATGCTGTTCTTTGCACTGGTTGTGTTCATAGGATATACGCTTGGCCAAAGAAAGGATACCGCCCAGCCGCCGCTGTTCCAGTGGCAGGAGCTGGTCCAGCGGCTGTCCGGGCGCTGGCGTCCCTTCAAATGA
- the amaP gene encoding alkaline shock response membrane anchor protein AmaP yields the protein MAKILDRLLLFLYSLCIGILSVIAILLLSGAIPDSYEALDRPEAYIAAIAVAVILFLLSIRFFYISLRRDRASLPSVDQRTEYGDIQISMETIENLSLKAAGKVKGIRDLKSRIRVSQAGLEIMIRAVVDGEHSLPLLTTEVQRQVHEFVQETTGIPVADVSVYIANLTQSPSFKSRVE from the coding sequence GTGGCCAAAATTTTGGACAGGCTTTTGCTGTTCCTCTACAGCTTATGCATCGGAATATTATCTGTAATTGCCATCCTCCTGTTAAGCGGTGCCATTCCGGACTCCTATGAAGCGCTGGACAGACCAGAGGCGTATATAGCTGCGATTGCTGTGGCCGTTATCCTGTTCCTGCTCAGCATCCGTTTCTTCTACATTTCGCTGCGCCGTGACCGAGCTTCCCTGCCTTCGGTCGATCAGCGAACAGAATATGGAGACATTCAAATCTCCATGGAAACGATTGAGAATCTGAGCCTGAAGGCTGCCGGCAAAGTCAAAGGCATCCGGGATCTCAAGTCGCGTATCCGCGTCTCCCAGGCAGGTCTTGAGATTATGATCCGGGCCGTTGTCGACGGGGAGCATTCCCTGCCGCTGCTGACGACCGAGGTTCAGCGCCAGGTGCATGAATTTGTGCAGGAAACGACCGGAATTCCTGTAGCGGACGTCTCTGTATACATTGCTAACCTCACACAGTCTCCAAGCTTCAAAAGTCGAGTGGAATAG
- a CDS encoding Asp23/Gls24 family envelope stress response protein produces MSTLPTEYERTEIGEIQIAPEVIEVIAGLATVEVKGVAGMSGGFAGGIVELLGRKNLSKGVKVEVGQREAAVDVSVIIEYGNRLPEVAAEIQRNVKRSIETMTGLTVVEVNVHIHDVQFRSNNTVEKTEETDAVLRVK; encoded by the coding sequence ATGAGTACATTGCCGACAGAATATGAACGTACGGAAATCGGTGAAATCCAGATCGCTCCAGAGGTGATTGAGGTTATCGCAGGTTTGGCAACCGTGGAAGTTAAGGGCGTGGCAGGAATGAGCGGCGGATTCGCCGGCGGCATCGTTGAGCTTCTTGGCCGCAAGAACCTGTCCAAAGGCGTAAAGGTAGAGGTTGGACAACGCGAGGCAGCGGTGGATGTGTCTGTGATCATCGAATACGGCAACCGTCTCCCGGAAGTGGCGGCTGAAATTCAGCGCAACGTGAAGCGTTCGATCGAAACGATGACGGGCTTGACTGTTGTTGAAGTGAACGTGCATATCCATGATGTGCAGTTCCGCAGCAACAATACTGTAGAGAAGACCGAAGAGACGGATGCGGTTCTCCGCGTGAAATAA
- the accC gene encoding acetyl-CoA carboxylase biotin carboxylase subunit, whose product MNIQKVLIANRGEIAVRIIRACRELGISTVAVYSEPDRDSLHVRLADEAYCIGPMPSKDSYLNFTNIMSVATLTECDAVHPGYGFLAENADFAEICESCNITFIGPSPDAITRMGDKAVAKETMKLAGVPIIPGSDGLVGDVEEAVMLGRDIGYPIIVKATAGGGGKGIRIAEDEESLVKQITAAQQEAQKAFGNAGVYLEKFLTGMKHVEIQIIADNHGNVVHLGERDCSVQRRRQKLIEEAPCSVLTPEIREAMGQAAVRAAQAVNYSGAGTLEFLLGPDGQFYFMEMNTRIQVEHPVTEMVTGVDLIKEMISVAEGNPLSFTQEDITINGWSIECRINAEDPERNFMPSPGKIGFYLPPGGLGVRVDSAAYPGYTISPFYDSMIAKLIVWAPTRQEAIAKMKRALSEFAVEGIHTTISFHQKLLEHPVFLNGNFDIKFLEEYEI is encoded by the coding sequence ATGAACATTCAAAAAGTGTTGATTGCCAACCGCGGCGAAATTGCAGTCCGCATTATCAGAGCCTGCCGTGAACTGGGCATATCCACCGTTGCGGTATACTCAGAGCCTGACCGGGATTCACTGCATGTCCGGCTGGCTGATGAAGCGTATTGCATCGGCCCGATGCCGTCCAAGGACAGCTATCTGAACTTTACTAATATTATGAGCGTTGCTACATTGACCGAATGCGATGCCGTGCATCCCGGCTACGGATTTCTGGCTGAGAATGCAGATTTCGCGGAGATCTGCGAATCCTGCAACATTACCTTTATCGGACCGTCGCCGGATGCCATCACCCGAATGGGCGACAAGGCTGTGGCGAAGGAAACGATGAAGCTGGCTGGGGTCCCGATCATTCCAGGCTCTGACGGGCTTGTAGGCGATGTGGAGGAGGCTGTCATGCTGGGCCGAGATATCGGCTACCCGATAATCGTCAAGGCTACAGCAGGCGGCGGAGGCAAGGGAATCCGCATTGCCGAGGATGAGGAATCCCTGGTGAAGCAGATTACCGCTGCGCAGCAGGAGGCGCAAAAAGCCTTCGGCAATGCCGGGGTATACCTGGAGAAATTCCTGACCGGCATGAAGCATGTGGAGATACAGATTATTGCTGACAATCACGGCAATGTGGTTCATCTGGGAGAACGGGACTGCTCCGTGCAGCGCCGCCGCCAGAAGCTCATTGAAGAAGCACCCTGCTCCGTGCTGACCCCGGAGATCCGCGAAGCGATGGGCCAAGCTGCCGTTCGTGCCGCGCAGGCTGTGAATTACTCTGGCGCAGGGACGCTTGAATTTTTGCTTGGACCGGACGGTCAATTTTATTTTATGGAAATGAATACCCGGATTCAGGTCGAGCATCCGGTAACAGAGATGGTCACCGGCGTTGATCTGATCAAAGAAATGATTTCCGTGGCGGAAGGCAATCCGTTGTCGTTTACCCAGGAAGACATCACGATCAATGGCTGGTCGATTGAATGCCGCATCAATGCGGAAGATCCGGAGCGGAATTTCATGCCTTCACCGGGCAAAATCGGCTTTTATCTGCCGCCGGGAGGACTCGGGGTGCGGGTGGACAGCGCGGCATATCCGGGATACACGATCTCTCCTTTTTATGACTCCATGATTGCCAAGCTGATTGTATGGGCTCCTACCCGCCAGGAAGCTATCGCCAAAATGAAGCGGGCGCTCTCCGAATTTGCTGTGGAAGGCATACATACCACGATTTCATTCCACCAGAAATTGCTGGAGCATCCGGTGTTTTTAAATGGCAATTTTGACATTAAATTCCTGGAAGAGTATGAAATTTAG
- the accB gene encoding acetyl-CoA carboxylase biotin carboxyl carrier protein, producing the protein MFKLSEIKELIKLLDQTSSVHELEIESEGMKLAIRKPDRAEADGMAIQATPYAYPFTPAPQPQTPQQHAAPVVVTEIPAASQQPASNEGALHKIVSPMVGTFYSAASPETPSFVNVGDRVSEKSTVCIIEAMKLMNELEAEVRGEIVSVLAENGQLVEYGQPLFLVKPE; encoded by the coding sequence ATGTTCAAGTTAAGCGAGATTAAGGAATTGATTAAATTGCTGGACCAAACCTCCTCCGTACATGAACTGGAGATTGAAAGCGAAGGAATGAAGCTGGCTATCCGCAAACCGGATCGCGCCGAGGCTGACGGTATGGCAATTCAGGCGACTCCTTATGCCTATCCCTTTACGCCAGCCCCGCAGCCGCAAACCCCGCAGCAGCATGCTGCACCGGTGGTTGTTACCGAAATTCCGGCAGCCTCGCAGCAGCCGGCGTCCAATGAAGGCGCATTGCATAAAATTGTTTCTCCCATGGTTGGGACCTTCTATAGTGCCGCTTCTCCGGAAACCCCTTCCTTTGTCAATGTAGGGGACCGGGTCAGCGAAAAATCAACAGTCTGCATCATTGAAGCGATGAAGCTGATGAATGAGCTGGAAGCGGAAGTGAGAGGCGAAATCGTCTCCGTACTTGCAGAGAATGGCCAGCTGGTGGAGTACGGCCAGCCGCTGTTTCTGGTGAAACCGGAATAA
- a CDS encoding SpoIIIAH-like family protein, with protein sequence MKGKRQTIWLVSMLSLMVVLSAYYLFTEDSGASIPKETAGSVQVDNIKSGADGAQSPALDSGLVINEVSTQDIAADSGKAAVNEDSSAAAVTADSDKGKAGTDDKKAETEDKTAAAGTSEDSSAAGTGDAAANKVTAETGSDADQTADASKAAKDDTKADKDTAAAITEKTPAKDDAAILDEVASQSVSASSLFTNYLYEREQKNLKDQNDLLALINDMDKTPAENAVAKEQLSKLEEKESKITGIEEQLQQKYGEAIVKEEAGENYTVVVLSDKLDVKQAVGIVDLVMKELSVTQDKIRVQYVSEQ encoded by the coding sequence ATGAAGGGCAAAAGACAAACGATTTGGTTGGTTTCCATGCTCAGCTTGATGGTGGTCCTTTCCGCTTACTATTTATTTACTGAAGACTCGGGAGCGTCTATTCCTAAGGAAACAGCGGGCAGTGTTCAGGTGGACAATATAAAAAGCGGAGCTGACGGGGCACAATCCCCCGCTCTGGACAGCGGACTTGTCATTAACGAAGTCTCTACACAAGACATTGCTGCGGACTCCGGCAAAGCCGCTGTGAATGAGGACAGCAGTGCAGCTGCCGTTACAGCAGACAGCGACAAGGGCAAGGCAGGAACGGACGATAAAAAAGCGGAAACAGAAGACAAGACTGCCGCTGCAGGTACAAGCGAAGACAGCTCCGCCGCTGGTACCGGCGATGCCGCAGCCAATAAGGTTACAGCAGAAACCGGCAGCGATGCAGACCAAACTGCTGATGCGTCCAAAGCGGCCAAAGACGACACGAAGGCAGACAAAGACACTGCAGCAGCCATCACAGAGAAAACTCCGGCCAAAGACGATGCTGCCATTCTGGATGAAGTCGCGTCACAGAGTGTATCGGCCAGCAGCCTGTTCACCAACTATCTTTATGAACGTGAGCAGAAGAACCTGAAAGACCAGAACGATCTGCTCGCATTAATCAATGATATGGATAAGACTCCTGCCGAGAATGCAGTAGCCAAAGAGCAGCTGAGCAAGCTGGAGGAGAAGGAATCGAAAATCACAGGCATCGAAGAACAGCTGCAGCAAAAGTACGGTGAAGCGATTGTGAAAGAGGAAGCCGGCGAAAACTATACCGTTGTTGTCCTCAGCGACAAGCTGGATGTGAAGCAGGCGGTTGGCATTGTGGACCTCGTCATGAAGGAACTCAGCGTGACTCAGGATAAGATCAGAGTTCAATATGTTTCCGAGCAGTAA
- the spoIIIAG gene encoding stage III sporulation protein AG — MGNWLKKLEQWAGGGGSGSPKRSHTFRWLIILGLLGAAIMLFNSFVNVKKLDSENTGREPPQAESSQAALQQGNEAAPNSFDGIEQALEDRTKEILEKIVGVGTVDIMVTVDSTEEIVVQRNMNDSQQQSEETDASGGKRHTTQYTRDGEIVTYSQSGDETPIITKRIKPQVRGVLVVAKGAENKIVRGLIEEAIEKGLNVPGYRISVVPRKQE, encoded by the coding sequence ATGGGCAACTGGCTGAAAAAGCTGGAGCAATGGGCCGGGGGCGGAGGTTCGGGCAGCCCGAAGCGGAGTCATACCTTCCGCTGGCTGATCATACTCGGGCTGCTCGGCGCAGCGATCATGCTGTTCAACTCCTTTGTGAATGTGAAGAAGCTGGACAGCGAGAATACGGGGCGTGAGCCGCCTCAGGCGGAAAGCTCGCAGGCAGCCCTGCAGCAGGGAAATGAGGCTGCCCCGAATTCTTTTGACGGCATTGAGCAGGCACTGGAAGACCGGACCAAAGAGATTCTGGAGAAAATCGTCGGTGTCGGCACGGTGGATATCATGGTCACAGTGGATTCTACAGAGGAAATCGTTGTGCAGCGCAATATGAACGACTCCCAGCAGCAGAGCGAAGAAACCGATGCCAGCGGCGGCAAGCGTCATACCACACAGTACACAAGGGATGGCGAAATCGTTACCTACAGCCAGTCGGGCGATGAAACCCCGATCATAACCAAGCGGATCAAACCGCAGGTGCGCGGGGTGCTGGTTGTCGCCAAAGGGGCGGAGAACAAAATCGTCCGGGGGCTCATTGAAGAAGCGATCGAAAAAGGCTTGAACGTGCCGGGTTACCGCATTTCCGTGGTTCCGCGCAAGCAGGAATAG
- the spoIIIAF gene encoding stage III sporulation protein AF, with amino-acid sequence MTWLGDWLRELILVVLLAAFVEMLLPSKSMERYARLVLSLLVLLTMLSPIVSMLKGDATGALSLAMDQQEQDGSVLTGAGKGAGSLEKILADGRMLAAGAQEQSLKLAAGEVAGQMRDQIAGSTGLQGAKVTVKLGMGSASGSPGDGAVPVISSVTVALPAAAPAAGAGSGANPAAGTAAGTASEPIVITPVEPVQVSLGTGQEEAAAAGTAAAAPGTPDGSRSDAGKGADKEVVESVIRLLEQNWNLSREVIQVQTSGAGAEKL; translated from the coding sequence ATGACCTGGTTGGGGGATTGGCTGCGGGAGCTCATTCTGGTGGTGCTGCTCGCCGCTTTTGTGGAAATGCTCCTGCCGAGCAAATCCATGGAGCGGTATGCCAGGCTGGTGCTCAGCCTGTTGGTCCTGCTGACCATGCTGAGTCCGATCGTGTCCATGCTGAAGGGTGATGCGACCGGGGCGCTTAGCCTGGCCATGGATCAGCAGGAGCAGGATGGCAGTGTACTCACAGGAGCAGGAAAAGGGGCCGGCTCTCTGGAGAAGATTCTGGCAGACGGCCGGATGTTGGCCGCAGGGGCACAGGAGCAGAGCCTGAAGCTCGCTGCCGGGGAGGTGGCCGGACAGATGCGTGACCAGATCGCCGGCAGCACCGGTCTGCAGGGAGCCAAGGTTACCGTGAAGCTGGGCATGGGCAGTGCCTCCGGGAGTCCTGGGGACGGGGCAGTGCCTGTGATTTCCTCGGTGACGGTTGCCCTCCCGGCGGCTGCCCCGGCTGCAGGAGCAGGCAGCGGAGCCAACCCGGCGGCGGGGACAGCCGCCGGCACGGCTTCGGAGCCGATTGTAATTACACCTGTGGAACCGGTGCAGGTTAGCCTGGGTACCGGCCAGGAAGAGGCTGCGGCAGCCGGAACTGCGGCAGCTGCGCCCGGAACACCCGATGGCAGCAGGTCCGATGCGGGAAAAGGGGCAGATAAAGAGGTTGTGGAATCGGTCATCAGGCTGCTGGAGCAGAACTGGAATCTGAGCCGGGAGGTCATTCAGGTACAGACTAGCGGTGCCGGAGCAGAGAAATTATAG
- the spoIIIAE gene encoding stage III sporulation protein AE gives MRARSVFRPPKLKIILLLLPCLLLLWCSGTAFAAGAVPSPPPQSTPQGGSSSAVDHWVKGQVQDLPTGEVESYWNKLMKDYGGFFPEGKTPSLMDMLLPGENGLSFKSVLSGLTSFMWHEVMFNGKLLVTIVMISVLSMILETLQTAFERKSVSKIAYMLCYMVVLVIAVNSFNVAIGYAKDAIDRMTDFMMAMIPLLFALLASMGNIVTVSVTHPLIVFMIHTVSTIIHTVVFPLFFFSAVLHLVSAMSDKYKLTQLANLLRNVGAGLLGVLLTVFLGVISVRGITSSVTDGVTLRAAKYITGNFVPVIGKMFADATDTVISASLLVKNAIGLSGVIIILFLCAFPAIKILVLALIYNVAAAVMQPLGETPIVVCLQTVGKSMIYVFAALAAVSLMFFLAVTIMLTAGNVTVMMR, from the coding sequence ATGCGGGCAAGAAGTGTGTTCCGGCCACCAAAATTAAAAATCATTCTGCTGCTCCTGCCCTGCCTGCTGCTGCTGTGGTGTTCAGGCACCGCCTTCGCAGCCGGAGCAGTCCCCTCTCCGCCACCGCAGTCTACTCCCCAGGGAGGCTCCTCTTCCGCGGTAGACCATTGGGTGAAGGGGCAGGTGCAGGACCTGCCTACAGGCGAAGTGGAATCGTACTGGAATAAGCTGATGAAAGACTATGGCGGATTTTTCCCCGAAGGCAAGACTCCGTCGCTGATGGATATGCTGCTGCCGGGCGAGAATGGCCTAAGCTTCAAAAGCGTGTTGTCCGGACTCACTTCTTTTATGTGGCATGAGGTGATGTTCAACGGCAAGCTGCTGGTTACGATTGTGATGATCAGTGTGCTCAGCATGATTCTGGAGACGCTGCAGACCGCTTTTGAACGGAAATCCGTCAGTAAAATCGCCTATATGCTCTGTTACATGGTTGTACTGGTTATTGCCGTCAATAGTTTCAATGTAGCCATCGGCTATGCGAAGGATGCCATCGACCGCATGACCGACTTCATGATGGCCATGATTCCTCTGCTGTTCGCATTGCTGGCTTCAATGGGAAACATTGTGACGGTCTCCGTCACCCATCCGCTGATCGTGTTCATGATCCATACGGTGAGCACGATCATTCATACGGTCGTTTTCCCGTTGTTTTTCTTCTCGGCGGTGCTGCATCTGGTGAGCGCCATGTCGGACAAATACAAGCTGACCCAACTGGCAAACCTGCTGCGGAATGTGGGTGCCGGACTGCTGGGCGTGCTGCTGACTGTGTTTCTTGGCGTGATCTCTGTCAGGGGAATAACCAGCTCTGTGACGGACGGAGTGACCCTCCGCGCCGCGAAATACATTACAGGGAATTTCGTGCCGGTGATCGGGAAAATGTTCGCGGATGCCACGGATACGGTGATTTCTGCATCGCTCCTGGTGAAGAACGCCATCGGGTTATCGGGTGTCATTATCATCTTGTTCCTCTGCGCATTTCCGGCGATTAAAATACTCGTCCTTGCCCTGATCTACAACGTGGCTGCCGCCGTAATGCAGCCCTTGGGCGAGACACCGATTGTAGTCTGCCTGCAGACGGTCGGTAAAAGCATGATCTACGTATTCGCGGCTCTGGCCGCCGTATCGCTGATGTTCTTTCTGGCTGTCACAATTATGCTGACCGCCGGAAACGTCACCGTCATGATGAGGTAA
- the spoIIIAD gene encoding stage III sporulation protein AD, whose protein sequence is MEIIQVVGIGLLSTVLILVLKEQKPMFAFLLTTAAGILIFLFLIGKIGTILGTLERVAESSGMEMIYIKTVFKIIGISYIAEFGAQIVRDAGQESIASKIELAGKVLIMVLAVPIISIIIETVMKLLPT, encoded by the coding sequence ATGGAAATCATTCAAGTGGTAGGAATTGGGCTCTTGTCGACGGTCCTGATACTCGTACTGAAGGAACAAAAGCCGATGTTCGCCTTCCTGCTGACCACGGCCGCAGGCATTCTGATCTTCCTGTTCCTGATCGGCAAGATCGGAACGATTCTGGGGACGCTGGAGCGGGTGGCCGAGTCCTCGGGCATGGAAATGATCTATATCAAAACGGTGTTCAAAATTATCGGAATTTCCTATATCGCAGAGTTCGGGGCGCAGATCGTGCGCGATGCCGGACAGGAATCGATTGCCTCCAAGATTGAACTGGCCGGCAAGGTGCTGATCATGGTGCTGGCCGTGCCGATTATCAGCATTATTATCGAGACGGTGATGAAGCTATTGCCAACCTGA
- the spoIIIAC gene encoding stage III sporulation protein AC, translating to MNIEVNAIFQIAGIGIIIAMIHTVLKQMGKEDIAHWVTIVGFIIVLFMVIRMLDGLLQEIKTIFLFQ from the coding sequence ATGAATATTGAAGTCAACGCGATCTTCCAGATTGCCGGCATCGGCATTATTATCGCCATGATCCACACGGTGCTTAAGCAGATGGGCAAGGAAGACATCGCCCACTGGGTAACGATTGTCGGCTTTATCATCGTGCTGTTTATGGTCATCCGCATGCTGGACGGCCTGCTCCAGGAAATCAAAACGATTTTTCTTTTTCAATAG
- the spoIIIAB gene encoding stage III sporulation protein SpoIIIAB, whose protein sequence is MLKLFGAVLIVLAGALAGFKRAAQYADRPRHIRGLIAALQRLETEIQYGYTPLPEALRRIGMQSKEPLKAFFTTAAEEMSPPLDRSAEDAISKAMEEHWKAASLKGAEKEILRQLSCTLGTSDRSNQSTHIALALQQLKQEETVAREDQGKYEKMSKSLGLLLGALIVILIF, encoded by the coding sequence ATGCTTAAGCTCTTCGGAGCGGTGCTGATCGTCCTGGCAGGCGCGCTGGCCGGGTTCAAGCGGGCCGCCCAGTATGCTGACAGGCCCAGGCACATCAGAGGCCTGATCGCAGCCCTGCAGCGGCTGGAGACGGAGATCCAGTATGGCTACACCCCGCTGCCGGAAGCGCTGCGCCGGATCGGGATGCAGTCGAAGGAGCCGCTGAAGGCATTTTTCACCACAGCGGCCGAGGAGATGAGCCCGCCGCTGGACCGCAGCGCCGAAGATGCCATTTCGAAGGCCATGGAGGAGCACTGGAAGGCGGCTTCCCTGAAAGGGGCGGAGAAGGAAATACTCCGGCAGCTAAGCTGCACGCTGGGTACCAGCGACCGTTCGAATCAGAGCACTCACATCGCGCTGGCTTTGCAGCAGTTGAAGCAGGAGGAGACAGTGGCCAGAGAAGATCAGGGCAAATATGAAAAAATGAGCAAAAGCCTGGGTCTGCTGCTTGGAGCATTGATCGTCATATTGATCTTTTAG
- the spoIIIAA gene encoding stage III sporulation protein AA, with protein sequence MANDWLLLFPEQIRALLGGLPAPLLDKVEEIRIREGRPLEINYSGGKYHFLGAGGSLTLSPEEAYKPEREVTHRLLDLISNHSLYTMEEELRKGFITIPGGHRIGLAGRTVLSGGGVEHLRDITGFNVRIARELPGIADGVLPYLLDKGRQRIMHTLILSPPQHGKTTLLRDLARQISAGARSGREGSRPGLKVGIVDERSEIAGSRRGIPAFDVGPRTDILDGCPKAEGMMMMIRSLSPDVLIADEIGRLEDAEAVTEALHAGITVIASAHGKEVSELARRPGLGGLLEHPMFERYVILHRTDAGLSFRILDGQRRSLLLAAPEERRGGERHA encoded by the coding sequence ATGGCTAATGACTGGCTGCTGTTGTTTCCTGAACAAATAAGAGCACTGCTGGGAGGCTTGCCCGCTCCCCTGCTCGACAAGGTGGAAGAGATCCGTATCCGCGAAGGCCGCCCGCTGGAGATCAATTATTCCGGAGGTAAATACCATTTTCTCGGTGCAGGCGGCAGCCTGACTCTGAGTCCCGAAGAAGCGTACAAGCCTGAACGGGAGGTTACGCACCGGCTGCTGGACCTGATCAGCAATCATTCGCTCTATACGATGGAGGAGGAGCTCCGCAAGGGATTCATTACAATCCCCGGCGGGCACAGGATTGGACTTGCAGGCCGGACCGTGCTGAGCGGCGGAGGAGTGGAGCATCTGCGCGACATCACCGGCTTCAATGTACGGATCGCCCGTGAGCTGCCGGGCATCGCCGACGGCGTGCTGCCGTACCTGCTCGACAAGGGGCGGCAGCGGATCATGCATACGCTGATTCTCTCGCCTCCGCAGCACGGCAAAACCACCCTGCTGCGTGATCTTGCCCGGCAGATCTCGGCCGGTGCAAGAAGCGGGCGCGAGGGCAGCCGTCCGGGCCTGAAGGTCGGCATCGTCGATGAGCGCTCCGAAATCGCCGGCAGCCGCCGCGGGATTCCCGCTTTTGATGTCGGCCCACGGACAGACATCCTCGACGGATGTCCCAAAGCGGAGGGCATGATGATGATGATCCGCTCGCTCTCGCCCGATGTGCTGATCGCCGACGAGATCGGCCGGCTGGAGGATGCCGAAGCCGTCACCGAAGCGCTGCATGCAGGGATCACGGTTATTGCTTCGGCACACGGCAAGGAAGTGTCTGAGCTGGCCCGGCGGCCCGGACTCGGCGGACTGCTGGAGCACCCGATGTTTGAGCGCTATGTGATCCTCCACCGGACAGATGCGGGGCTGTCCTTCCGCATATTGGACGGGCAGAGGCGCAGCCTGCTGCTGGCCGCTCCCGAAGAACGGCGGGGCGGTGAGCGCCATGCTTAA
- a CDS encoding YqhV family protein, whose product MDKYVSWMAALRLLSGSVEIAAALIMLKLNQVDKALAVNSGLALVGPTILILTTAVGLTGMAQDLSWGKLGWIGCGVAFLLIGILKK is encoded by the coding sequence TTGGACAAGTATGTGAGCTGGATGGCGGCGCTGCGGCTGCTGTCCGGGAGTGTGGAAATAGCGGCAGCTCTGATTATGCTGAAGCTGAACCAGGTGGATAAGGCGCTGGCAGTCAATTCCGGATTGGCCCTTGTCGGGCCGACCATTCTGATTCTGACCACAGCGGTTGGGCTGACGGGGATGGCACAGGATCTGTCCTGGGGGAAGCTGGGCTGGATTGGCTGCGGGGTTGCCTTTCTCTTAATCGGGATTCTAAAAAAATGA